One window from the genome of Rhodopirellula halodulae encodes:
- a CDS encoding DUF167 domain-containing protein — protein MNLAPHMDCDGLLCRFRVRVTPKAKKASVGGLHDGALKVSVHAVPENGKANRAVVASLAKWFGISKSQLAIVSGDTSRLKTVEVQFASDAELLSAMARLQAAAD, from the coding sequence GTGAACTTGGCACCACACATGGACTGCGATGGTTTGTTGTGTCGCTTTCGGGTGCGGGTCACTCCGAAAGCGAAGAAGGCCAGTGTGGGAGGGCTGCATGATGGCGCACTGAAAGTGTCCGTTCACGCGGTTCCTGAAAACGGAAAAGCCAACCGAGCGGTGGTGGCGTCGTTGGCCAAGTGGTTCGGGATCAGCAAGAGTCAATTGGCGATCGTCTCTGGTGACACCTCGCGGCTGAAAACGGTCGAAGTGCAATTCGCATCCGATGCCGAATTGCTGTCCGCGATGGCGCGTTTACAAGCGGCGGCAGATTGA